A genomic window from Micromonospora violae includes:
- a CDS encoding STAS domain-containing protein translates to MDLLMSVRPGRGCTVLEVRGELDMATSPQLRDGLQRLVDGGDRHIVVDFAGVGFMDSSGLGTLVAMFKALRDVGGRLCLAAVQPAVRSVLAVTSVDRAIDVYDSVPAAEADVRPTDTAGR, encoded by the coding sequence GTGGATCTGCTGATGTCGGTCCGGCCGGGGCGGGGTTGCACCGTGCTGGAGGTGCGCGGCGAGCTGGACATGGCGACGTCCCCGCAGCTGCGCGACGGTCTGCAACGGCTGGTCGACGGCGGCGACCGGCACATTGTGGTGGATTTCGCCGGGGTGGGATTCATGGACTCCAGCGGGCTGGGCACGCTGGTGGCGATGTTCAAGGCGCTGCGGGATGTCGGGGGGCGGTTGTGCCTGGCCGCGGTGCAGCCCGCTGTGCGCAGCGTGCTGGCGGTCACGTCGGTGGACCGGGCTATCGACGTCTACGACAGCGTGCCGGCGGCGGAAGCGGATGTGCGTCCCACCGACACGGCGGGCCGGTAG
- a CDS encoding class IIb bacteriocin, lactobin A/cerein 7B family yields MSNDEQEYGARFVTKYSELVTAVWRSDEELQRLLADPTGYATAAGLPVTPGARVEVDRAQPATLYTKDQIVADWAGTPGLHILHVPEVPLVDLNELTEAELETVAGGVAPIADNNVNIIAVLIL; encoded by the coding sequence ATGAGCAACGACGAACAGGAATATGGCGCGAGGTTCGTGACCAAATACTCGGAACTGGTCACCGCAGTGTGGCGCAGCGACGAGGAACTGCAGCGCCTGCTCGCCGACCCGACCGGCTACGCGACCGCGGCCGGCCTGCCGGTCACCCCCGGAGCCCGGGTCGAGGTCGACCGCGCCCAGCCCGCCACGCTCTACACCAAGGACCAGATCGTCGCCGACTGGGCCGGCACGCCCGGCCTGCACATCCTGCACGTGCCCGAGGTGCCGCTGGTCGACCTCAACGAGCTCACCGAGGCCGAGCTGGAGACGGTCGCCGGCGGCGTGGCCCCCATCGCCGACAACAACGTCAACATCATCGCCGTCCTCATCCTCTGA
- a CDS encoding YcaO-like family protein, with amino-acid sequence MTDTTETIAFRSGTYRTATVEQTWERVGHLLDRFRITRVADITRLDEIGLPVHVAYRPVGATMAVSVGTGATAMQARVSAVMESIESWHAENLRPGTVVRSPAEALDLPYDVRWLHLAERSPLTPAVELDWVAGRGLVTGTGCLVPRATIELDFTIRRGWDRALFTPSSNGLATGNTFAEASLHALLEVVERDCIAPYCTAPLAERTYADPGTATNAMTRTVHDALLRAGCWVEVCDITNAVDVPCYAASIWSEDLPVTFGGFGCHLDPEIAVGRAMAEAAQSRLVMVSGARDDIDATAYQDVGGPPVPPPTVDRPVRPVRRDPPPVGDVTQVLRELASRVQRVTGVEPFSVDLTHDDIGIPVSKVFAPGLRMFDERALSTRPGVPRD; translated from the coding sequence ATGACTGACACGACCGAGACCATCGCCTTCCGATCCGGCACCTACCGGACGGCCACCGTGGAGCAGACCTGGGAGCGGGTCGGACACCTGCTCGACCGGTTCCGGATCACCCGGGTCGCCGACATCACCCGGCTCGACGAGATCGGCCTACCGGTGCACGTCGCCTACCGGCCGGTGGGAGCCACCATGGCGGTGAGCGTCGGCACCGGCGCCACGGCGATGCAGGCCCGGGTCAGCGCGGTCATGGAGAGCATCGAGTCCTGGCATGCCGAGAACCTCCGGCCGGGGACCGTCGTCCGGTCCCCGGCCGAGGCGCTCGACCTGCCCTACGACGTCCGGTGGCTGCACCTGGCGGAACGGTCTCCCCTGACCCCTGCCGTCGAGCTCGACTGGGTGGCTGGCCGTGGGCTGGTGACCGGCACAGGTTGCCTGGTGCCCCGCGCCACCATCGAACTCGATTTCACCATCCGGCGTGGCTGGGACCGCGCTCTGTTCACCCCCAGCAGCAACGGGCTGGCCACCGGGAACACCTTCGCCGAGGCCAGCCTGCACGCTCTGCTGGAGGTCGTCGAACGCGACTGCATCGCCCCGTACTGCACCGCACCGCTGGCCGAGCGCACCTACGCCGACCCGGGCACCGCCACCAACGCGATGACCCGCACGGTGCACGACGCACTGCTGCGGGCCGGTTGCTGGGTGGAGGTCTGCGACATCACCAACGCCGTCGACGTACCCTGCTACGCCGCCTCGATCTGGTCGGAGGACCTGCCGGTCACCTTCGGCGGCTTCGGCTGCCACCTGGACCCGGAGATCGCCGTCGGTCGCGCCATGGCGGAGGCAGCGCAATCGCGGCTGGTCATGGTCTCCGGAGCCCGGGACGACATCGACGCCACCGCGTACCAGGATGTCGGCGGTCCGCCGGTGCCGCCGCCCACCGTCGACCGGCCCGTCCGGCCGGTCCGCCGGGACCCGCCACCGGTCGGGGACGTGACCCAGGTGCTGCGCGAACTGGCGTCGCGGGTGCAGCGGGTCACCGGCGTCGAGCCGTTCAGCGTCGACCTGACCCACGACGACATCGGCATACCGGTGAGCAAGGTTTTCGCCCCCGGCCTGCGGATGTTCGACGAGCGGGCCCTGAGTACCCGACCGGGAGTGCCCCGTGACTGA
- a CDS encoding TfuA-like protein, producing MTDVVFIGPSLPVDEVGRLLPDAVVLPPVAHGDLLRLDVAPGDRVLVIDGFFLQHPPVRHREILDLLDRGVTVAGAASMGALRAAELWPFGMRGVGEVFQLYRDGVVTGDDEVAVVHGPAEEGHRALSVPLVNIRVALRRAVAAGALSDAEAALLLTIGRDLPFRRRSYRALERSAPPEAAAMVDRFLTWHRQDPCDTKGADARMLLSMAADNAPELCPAHAGDQPIDNLHTRFLDSWRSRFAGESVGGHWASDREAAAVLMLLHPESATWHRRGVLAGLAEVDIADPMVEERAGEVARRRGLIGAPRSGWDWLTDRERGLDDREAVLRLLVRAFGTTPYRSLALWMVAAPLRTPAMLTAARQVAATAASLNETLVPRTTGNRRPGGRLHFRTEIVDACFARLWGCAVDEVEAAAWDRGFVDLAAFRYAAEPLVAYVKAFGAPRLPAVGTQAQEDTLAGSAARVG from the coding sequence GTGACTGACGTCGTCTTCATCGGTCCGAGCCTGCCGGTCGACGAGGTCGGTCGGCTGCTGCCCGACGCGGTGGTGCTGCCGCCCGTCGCGCACGGCGACCTGCTCCGCCTCGACGTCGCCCCCGGCGACCGGGTCCTCGTCATCGACGGGTTCTTCCTGCAACACCCGCCGGTCCGCCACCGGGAGATCCTCGACCTGCTGGACCGTGGCGTGACCGTGGCCGGGGCCGCCAGCATGGGCGCACTGCGCGCCGCCGAGCTGTGGCCGTTCGGTATGCGTGGTGTGGGCGAGGTGTTCCAGCTCTACCGCGACGGGGTCGTCACGGGCGACGACGAGGTCGCCGTCGTGCACGGGCCCGCCGAGGAAGGCCACCGCGCCTTGAGCGTCCCCCTGGTGAACATCAGGGTCGCGCTGCGCCGCGCCGTCGCGGCCGGCGCGCTCAGCGACGCCGAGGCTGCGCTGCTGCTGACCATCGGCCGGGACCTGCCGTTCCGGCGGCGGTCGTACCGGGCGCTGGAGCGCAGCGCACCACCCGAGGCGGCAGCCATGGTGGACCGGTTCCTGACCTGGCACCGGCAGGACCCCTGCGACACCAAGGGCGCCGACGCGCGGATGCTGCTGTCGATGGCGGCGGACAACGCTCCGGAGCTGTGCCCAGCGCACGCCGGTGACCAGCCGATCGACAACCTGCACACCCGCTTCCTCGACAGCTGGCGCTCGCGGTTCGCCGGCGAGTCGGTCGGCGGGCACTGGGCCAGCGACCGGGAGGCCGCCGCGGTGCTGATGCTGCTGCATCCCGAGTCGGCGACCTGGCACCGGCGGGGGGTGCTGGCCGGGCTGGCCGAGGTCGACATCGCCGACCCGATGGTCGAGGAGCGCGCCGGCGAGGTCGCCCGTCGGCGCGGGCTGATCGGTGCGCCGCGGAGCGGGTGGGACTGGCTGACCGACCGGGAACGGGGTCTCGACGACCGCGAGGCGGTGCTGCGGCTGCTGGTGCGGGCGTTCGGCACCACGCCGTACCGCAGTTTGGCGCTGTGGATGGTCGCGGCGCCGTTGCGTACCCCCGCGATGCTCACCGCGGCGCGGCAGGTCGCGGCGACGGCGGCGTCGCTGAACGAGACGCTCGTCCCGCGTACGACGGGGAATCGCCGCCCGGGTGGTCGGCTGCACTTCCGCACCGAGATCGTCGACGCGTGCTTCGCCCGGCTGTGGGGCTGTGCCGTCGACGAGGTGGAAGCGGCGGCGTGGGACCGGGGCTTCGTCGACCTCGCGGCGTTCCGGTACGCCGCCGAACCGTTGGTCGCATACGTCAAGGCGTTCGGTGCCCCGCGACTGCCAGCGGTGGGCACGCAAGCGCAGGAGGACACCCTGGCCGGTTCAGCGGCCCGGGTCGGCTGA
- a CDS encoding MerR family transcriptional regulator, with translation MFRHRVLPEATVTIDEVTTTPGGPVGYSVEELARKVGMSPRNIRAHQARRLLPPPVRHGRAALYDDSHVRRLDAILALQRQGFNLVSIEAMLGVRASDEAPDGLTAMLQRLTADRPALAHALTRHGVIGRTTDGTVRTVRPRPLRAALDLHRVRVGTVPALQTLSEVLDSLRPVADELVAAVTARLLTLAPELVRSDARSSWADLDRETLLLTQGVVNVLTEAFRLAVENQSEAHIAELLENHLDADVCLEDSTVIDIG, from the coding sequence GTGTTCCGTCACCGAGTGCTGCCGGAGGCCACCGTGACCATCGACGAGGTGACGACGACGCCCGGCGGCCCGGTCGGGTACAGCGTGGAGGAGCTCGCCCGCAAGGTGGGGATGTCGCCGCGCAACATCCGAGCCCACCAGGCCCGCCGTTTGCTGCCCCCACCGGTGCGGCACGGTCGGGCCGCGCTCTATGACGACTCCCATGTCCGCCGACTGGACGCGATCCTCGCCCTGCAACGACAGGGCTTCAACCTGGTGTCCATCGAGGCGATGCTCGGGGTCCGGGCCAGTGACGAGGCGCCCGACGGGCTCACCGCGATGCTGCAACGCCTGACCGCCGACCGTCCCGCGCTGGCCCACGCGCTGACCCGGCACGGCGTGATCGGCCGGACCACCGACGGCACCGTCCGCACCGTCCGGCCCCGCCCGCTGCGCGCCGCCCTGGACCTGCATCGGGTCCGAGTGGGTACGGTGCCGGCCCTGCAAACCCTCAGCGAGGTGCTGGACAGCCTCCGGCCGGTCGCCGACGAGCTGGTCGCCGCCGTCACCGCCCGGCTGCTGACCCTCGCCCCGGAGCTGGTACGCAGCGACGCCCGGTCGTCCTGGGCCGATCTCGACCGGGAAACCCTGTTGCTGACCCAGGGCGTGGTCAACGTGCTCACCGAGGCGTTCCGGCTCGCCGTGGAGAACCAGTCGGAGGCGCACATCGCCGAGCTGCTGGAGAACCACCTCGACGCGGACGTGTGCCTGGAGGACAGCACTGTCATCGACATCGGCTGA
- a CDS encoding B12-binding domain-containing radical SAM protein produces the protein MSGTVKAALIYPPLTDPTSGYHSLNYLDSYARAQGHRPAEIIDANIEAFHHSYTPSAYDWLRKELSRLSIDDLSGPDALMARANQLGLPDPDPERLRRSVAVLQDPTLFYDYRHYQDAVDGVISWMDALGTVGFPGQFHAGFRLHPPPMISIGSVAALTDEALLARLNRPFLPYYEDVLIPRLAAGGHQVIGISATYQWQLPFALWIARLVRQACPDVFLIAGGTEISDVWKCASKPEYVFQVLADFDAIVVGEGESAYTEILDAVAAGTLPAGHPNVRLHPKYGRQRHLPLRYERLAQVPVPDFSGLPWDLYLSPERFVYYSPTRGCYWNKCTFCDYGLNTDGPTSPWRQDTVSTMIADVTELSKFAKFIYFSVDVLAPATILRFAEQVVERGLDFRWGAEIRLEKYWSDERCELLRRSGCVAISVGFESGNQRILDLIDKGTKPEQVRRTMTAMTKANIGVQMMGFTGFPTETREEALDSITFLRDNPDLWTLGGLGDFMLTPGAIVAKEPDRFGITNVRPVEGSDIVRMLRYDEPVTEAAQAEIAQAKAGLNPGHYHRPWLGSTDTPHTFFYHDRYGTAVRGVLANDRVRHDTDDQTEFLANGAFVDRDDEQVWEAYRRIRSDEQEGTPGDLPADRHLFRRVDGQVFALNRSSRLFLDLFSAPLTLAEAQRRLWIVEPTVADRVWRTFIGQRLIRRHRLPAEPAR, from the coding sequence ATGAGCGGCACGGTGAAGGCGGCACTGATCTACCCCCCGCTGACCGATCCCACCTCGGGATACCACTCCCTGAACTACCTCGATTCGTACGCCCGGGCCCAGGGACACCGGCCGGCGGAGATCATCGACGCCAACATCGAGGCGTTCCACCACTCGTACACCCCATCGGCGTACGACTGGCTTCGCAAGGAGCTGTCCCGGCTCTCGATCGACGACCTCAGCGGCCCGGACGCGCTGATGGCCCGCGCGAACCAACTCGGCCTGCCCGACCCGGATCCGGAGCGGCTACGTCGGTCGGTTGCGGTCCTGCAGGACCCGACACTGTTCTACGACTACCGGCACTACCAGGACGCTGTCGACGGCGTGATCTCGTGGATGGACGCGCTCGGCACGGTCGGGTTCCCCGGGCAGTTCCACGCCGGCTTCCGGCTCCACCCGCCGCCGATGATCTCGATCGGCTCGGTGGCCGCGCTGACCGACGAGGCGCTGCTCGCTCGGCTCAACCGGCCCTTCCTGCCGTACTACGAGGACGTGCTGATCCCCCGGCTGGCCGCCGGTGGGCACCAGGTGATCGGCATCAGCGCCACTTACCAGTGGCAGCTGCCGTTCGCGCTCTGGATCGCCCGACTCGTCCGGCAGGCCTGCCCGGACGTCTTCCTCATCGCGGGCGGCACGGAGATCTCCGACGTCTGGAAGTGCGCCAGCAAACCGGAGTACGTCTTCCAGGTGCTGGCCGACTTCGACGCCATCGTGGTCGGCGAGGGGGAGAGCGCGTACACGGAGATCCTGGACGCGGTGGCGGCCGGCACCCTCCCGGCCGGGCACCCCAACGTCCGGCTGCACCCCAAGTACGGCCGCCAGCGTCACCTGCCCCTGCGCTACGAACGCCTGGCGCAGGTGCCGGTGCCGGACTTCTCCGGCCTGCCCTGGGACCTCTACCTCAGCCCGGAGCGGTTCGTCTACTACTCGCCGACCCGGGGCTGCTACTGGAACAAGTGCACGTTCTGCGACTACGGGCTGAACACCGACGGTCCCACCAGCCCATGGCGGCAGGACACGGTGAGCACCATGATCGCGGACGTCACCGAGTTGTCGAAGTTCGCCAAGTTCATCTACTTCTCGGTCGACGTGCTCGCTCCCGCGACCATCCTGCGCTTCGCCGAGCAGGTCGTCGAGCGAGGGCTGGACTTCCGCTGGGGTGCCGAGATCCGGCTGGAGAAGTACTGGTCGGACGAGCGCTGCGAGTTGCTGCGGCGCAGCGGCTGCGTGGCCATCTCGGTCGGCTTCGAGTCCGGCAACCAGCGCATCCTCGACCTGATCGACAAGGGCACGAAGCCGGAGCAGGTACGCCGCACCATGACCGCGATGACCAAGGCCAACATCGGTGTGCAGATGATGGGCTTCACCGGTTTCCCCACCGAGACCCGCGAGGAGGCGCTGGACAGCATCACCTTCCTGCGCGACAACCCGGACCTGTGGACCCTCGGCGGGCTCGGTGACTTCATGCTCACCCCGGGCGCCATCGTCGCCAAGGAACCCGACCGGTTCGGCATCACCAACGTGCGGCCGGTGGAAGGGTCGGACATCGTCCGGATGCTCCGCTACGACGAGCCGGTGACCGAGGCGGCGCAGGCCGAGATCGCCCAGGCCAAGGCTGGCCTGAACCCCGGGCACTACCACCGTCCGTGGCTGGGCAGCACCGACACCCCGCACACGTTCTTCTACCACGACCGGTACGGCACGGCGGTACGCGGCGTTCTCGCCAACGACCGGGTCCGGCACGACACCGACGACCAGACCGAGTTCCTCGCCAACGGCGCCTTCGTGGACCGCGACGACGAGCAGGTCTGGGAGGCGTACCGGCGGATCCGGTCCGACGAGCAGGAGGGCACCCCGGGCGACCTGCCGGCGGACCGGCACCTGTTCCGCCGGGTCGACGGTCAGGTGTTCGCCCTCAACCGCAGCAGCCGGCTGTTCCTGGATCTCTTCAGCGCGCCGCTCACCCTCGCCGAGGCACAGCGTCGGCTCTGGATTGTCGAACCGACCGTCGCGGACCGGGTCTGGCGGACCTTCATCGGGCAGCGGTTGATTCGCCGGCATCGGCTCCCCGCCGAGCCGGCGCGCTGA